From the Oleiphilus messinensis genome, one window contains:
- a CDS encoding tetratricopeptide repeat protein: MIAGFRLKVGFIFFTRLLALTATLALIVNSKFIVAAEPVTFEFSTEEKTIGDIKPPFIDFSSEASPLVPAKEVIRRYRLLFNTTADPVIRVDALLRITALEQRFGSDQELSEADEIQMHRRALASFEQLMSSADPVYPVDMLLYQSARSQDALGQREKAIASLKRLVGQFPRSDFATESWFRLAEFAFSEGEYRAAEKAYQKVLSAGVGTRFHSKAGFMLGWSVFKQGRQDEALARFTQFLDLMYADNADFDQLEGINLQTVQDTLRIMSIVFSYSEHRDPIDQLFSSVGRKPYADRLYRNLSDFYLNQERYEDSVTVNRNFIERNPGSNAAPLFAVKIIDTYKAARFSQQVWDEKRLFVQNYGLRSGFLLEAGEERRGNITPSLKAYLNDLSHLDFVAAQSAKKADARNQLYLRAAEYYEEYADLDSGAEDAGEKLHLAAEGYFRAGKFEKAAQVYYRSAYLVAKHKDSHESGYSALVALDRLAANEQTGDSANESRQIKYALKFAESFPKDKRTPQVLSVAANDLLSGGNYLRAADVARRIVEIGSQDDNVLKAAWLVQGQAQFEMGEFGQSEKALLAALKLIPKKDQQYVIVTEQIAAAIYKAAEIANKRGQWQQAVEDYLRIEKIAPDSPIRINARYDAAAELLNRKEWKRAIPVLVEFRQDFPEHALTQSISEKLIVAYLNSEQDLYAADELERFAAQTPDAEVARKALYQAAELFIKAGQQDRAIRLYTKYEAQYPAPYVFALEARQQVANYYLQRKQTKRHHQWLRKIIEGDRQAGAERTDRSILLAAEATLVFAEEAKMDFDKIQIRTPLKKSLSRKKASLKEVVELYQQVAAYGVSQLATQSTYQLASVYGQLSRDLLNAEIPSSLDELQAEQYMLLLEEQAYPFEEKSIELHETNIQHTRNAVFDKWIQESYRELAKIFPVRYVRDEKVIGSTRELF; the protein is encoded by the coding sequence ATGATTGCAGGTTTCCGGTTGAAGGTTGGATTTATATTTTTTACTCGGTTGTTGGCCCTGACTGCAACCTTGGCGCTGATTGTAAATTCAAAGTTTATTGTCGCTGCAGAGCCCGTTACATTTGAGTTCTCGACTGAGGAAAAAACAATTGGAGATATCAAACCACCCTTTATTGATTTTTCCTCAGAAGCTTCACCCCTGGTTCCTGCCAAGGAGGTGATCAGGCGTTACAGATTGTTGTTCAACACCACCGCAGACCCGGTTATTCGGGTTGATGCGTTACTGCGAATTACCGCACTGGAGCAGCGTTTTGGTAGTGACCAGGAGTTGAGCGAGGCGGACGAGATACAGATGCACAGGCGTGCGTTGGCTAGTTTTGAGCAATTGATGTCGTCTGCTGATCCAGTATACCCGGTGGACATGCTGTTGTACCAATCGGCTCGTTCTCAAGATGCCCTGGGGCAGAGAGAAAAAGCTATAGCTTCACTAAAACGGTTGGTCGGGCAATTTCCCAGGTCTGATTTTGCAACTGAGTCGTGGTTCAGGCTGGCTGAATTTGCGTTTTCAGAGGGCGAGTACCGTGCGGCTGAAAAGGCGTATCAAAAAGTACTTTCTGCCGGTGTTGGCACGCGATTTCATTCCAAAGCCGGGTTTATGCTTGGCTGGTCTGTGTTTAAACAGGGCAGACAGGATGAAGCCTTGGCCCGATTCACGCAATTTCTCGACCTGATGTATGCTGATAATGCCGATTTCGATCAGCTGGAAGGTATTAATTTACAGACGGTTCAAGACACGTTGAGAATTATGAGTATCGTCTTTTCCTACAGTGAACATCGCGATCCGATTGATCAGTTGTTCTCCTCGGTTGGGCGGAAACCCTATGCGGATCGACTATATCGAAACCTGTCGGATTTTTATCTGAACCAGGAACGATATGAAGACAGCGTTACAGTAAACCGTAACTTTATTGAAAGAAACCCAGGGAGTAATGCTGCGCCTTTGTTTGCTGTAAAGATTATTGACACCTACAAAGCGGCACGGTTTTCCCAACAGGTTTGGGACGAGAAACGCTTGTTTGTACAAAATTATGGTTTACGCAGTGGTTTTTTACTTGAGGCAGGTGAAGAACGCCGGGGCAATATTACCCCCAGTCTGAAAGCCTATTTGAATGATCTGTCCCATCTTGATTTCGTTGCTGCCCAAAGCGCCAAAAAAGCAGACGCCCGGAATCAGCTATATCTGCGCGCTGCGGAGTATTACGAAGAGTATGCCGACCTCGATTCGGGCGCGGAAGATGCCGGGGAAAAGCTGCATCTGGCAGCAGAGGGTTATTTTCGAGCCGGAAAATTTGAAAAGGCCGCTCAGGTTTATTACCGTTCGGCATACTTAGTGGCGAAACACAAAGACAGCCATGAATCCGGCTATTCTGCATTGGTAGCGCTGGATCGACTCGCTGCCAATGAACAAACAGGTGATTCAGCGAATGAATCACGTCAGATTAAATATGCGCTGAAATTTGCAGAAAGCTTTCCAAAAGACAAGCGAACGCCCCAGGTATTATCCGTTGCCGCCAATGATTTACTTTCGGGTGGCAACTATCTCAGGGCGGCGGATGTTGCCCGTCGCATCGTTGAAATTGGCAGTCAGGATGACAATGTCCTCAAGGCGGCCTGGCTCGTGCAAGGGCAAGCCCAATTCGAAATGGGGGAGTTTGGCCAGTCTGAAAAAGCATTATTGGCGGCATTAAAACTCATTCCAAAGAAAGATCAACAATATGTTATCGTAACTGAGCAAATTGCGGCGGCGATATACAAAGCAGCCGAGATTGCGAACAAACGGGGTCAATGGCAACAGGCTGTTGAGGACTACCTGCGCATCGAGAAAATTGCTCCGGATAGCCCGATACGGATTAATGCACGTTATGACGCGGCAGCAGAGTTACTGAATCGCAAAGAGTGGAAGCGTGCAATCCCTGTTCTAGTGGAATTTCGACAGGATTTTCCTGAGCACGCTTTAACTCAATCCATTTCGGAAAAGCTAATTGTTGCCTACCTGAACAGTGAACAAGACCTCTATGCGGCTGACGAACTTGAGCGCTTTGCAGCGCAAACCCCGGACGCAGAGGTGGCTCGAAAAGCCTTGTACCAGGCTGCGGAATTGTTCATTAAAGCGGGTCAGCAGGATAGAGCGATTCGACTTTACACGAAATATGAAGCTCAGTATCCCGCGCCTTATGTATTTGCCCTGGAGGCTCGTCAACAAGTTGCAAACTACTATCTGCAGCGCAAGCAAACCAAACGCCATCACCAATGGTTGCGAAAGATTATTGAAGGCGATAGACAGGCTGGAGCTGAACGGACAGACCGATCCATATTGTTGGCAGCCGAAGCAACACTGGTGTTCGCAGAAGAGGCGAAAATGGATTTTGATAAAATCCAGATCAGAACGCCGCTAAAGAAGAGTTTGTCGCGAAAAAAAGCCAGTCTCAAGGAAGTTGTCGAGCTCTACCAGCAAGTAGCAGCTTATGGTGTCTCACAATTGGCTACCCAGAGCACTTATCAACTCGCGTCGGTCTATGGCCAGTTGAGTCGTGATCTGTTGAATGCCGAAATACCATCGAGCCTTGATGAGCTTCAAGCCGAGCAATACATGTTGCTGCTTGAAGAGCAAGCGTATCCTTTTGAAGAAAAATCAATAGAACTTCACGAAACCAACATCCAACACACGCGCAATGCGGTATTTGATAAGTGGATACAGGAAAGTT
- a CDS encoding coiled-coil domain-containing protein, whose protein sequence is MTRARKGINSVKGLFALLFLPFLVAPITAHGEDLPPELARGVMLYDYHQQNYFKALIEAPVSPQDPGLLEIDERLAFLIAESLAEFGVTNRAQSQLELLAKNKGGRIAAEAFFRLGRIQYKHGDFPGALASLKRVNGLDRKLLPHYQYYYAAANMRTEQVAKAADILQQMQEGAWAGYAYYNLAKSYQQKDSNNARSIISLRVADALSQQVKKDYLSVDEPGALADRIYMASAVLALQGGEFDKTLGFLNRIRVDSPITPTALYLHGLTYLQRNQFRQAIQSWHRAKRYPMVVPGVADAFLGIAYAYQHEGYRGRASRSYLESISVLDKEVRTLDTVINTVRKLGADAALIQESELDTLEWFLEDGIADNTPKVAYMNALINDGEVFSLVESLEELIMLEQNLSEWQSDLTVFEGMLQQRRNGFRQGNALISAVKAKNLVEKMQNRAESLEKELRQAQQNKEFIYLAKPEVQEQYAHAQRLKQNYRNYVKKGKVTGSMQEDLNLRLERVNGLLLWKASQDYLRNVADIEDDLAALQREINRYEGSISAFEKIVSDGPVRFDSLLDNVLRESVRVKDALQRCSTLRAEVDQVLTDEVIKRLEAKRTEMTRYHDIAQQALAHLYETLLIERDELEKKRAEAARKKEEEQLRLEQLNSGRESEAAQEETK, encoded by the coding sequence ATGACACGAGCAAGAAAGGGAATAAATTCTGTCAAGGGATTGTTCGCCTTGTTGTTTTTGCCATTTCTGGTGGCCCCAATCACAGCGCATGGGGAGGACTTGCCGCCTGAACTTGCCCGAGGTGTGATGTTGTATGATTACCATCAGCAAAATTACTTCAAAGCACTTATCGAGGCCCCGGTATCACCTCAAGATCCCGGATTGCTTGAGATTGATGAGCGATTAGCATTTCTGATTGCGGAATCGCTGGCAGAGTTTGGCGTTACAAATCGTGCACAGTCCCAGTTGGAATTACTGGCAAAAAACAAGGGCGGACGAATCGCTGCCGAAGCATTCTTCCGTTTGGGCAGAATTCAGTATAAACATGGTGATTTCCCGGGCGCGTTGGCCTCTCTCAAAAGGGTAAATGGCCTGGACCGAAAGTTACTGCCTCATTATCAGTACTATTATGCTGCGGCGAATATGCGCACTGAACAAGTTGCCAAAGCAGCAGATATTCTGCAACAAATGCAAGAGGGGGCATGGGCTGGGTACGCCTATTACAATCTCGCCAAATCCTACCAGCAAAAAGACAGTAATAATGCCCGCTCCATCATTTCATTGCGTGTTGCCGACGCGCTGAGTCAACAAGTCAAGAAGGATTATCTCAGTGTAGATGAACCCGGAGCGTTAGCGGATCGTATTTACATGGCTTCAGCGGTCTTGGCATTACAGGGTGGTGAATTCGATAAAACCCTTGGATTTTTGAATCGCATCCGTGTCGATAGCCCAATTACGCCAACTGCATTGTACTTGCACGGACTCACCTATTTACAGCGTAATCAATTCCGCCAGGCGATTCAGTCCTGGCATCGGGCCAAGCGTTATCCAATGGTTGTACCGGGTGTGGCTGATGCGTTTCTGGGGATCGCATACGCCTATCAACACGAAGGTTATCGCGGACGCGCTTCCAGAAGCTATCTGGAATCAATCTCCGTTCTGGATAAAGAGGTCAGAACACTTGATACGGTCATCAATACAGTAAGGAAACTGGGGGCAGATGCCGCGCTCATTCAGGAAAGTGAACTGGATACCCTGGAATGGTTTCTTGAAGACGGTATTGCGGATAACACGCCGAAAGTAGCCTACATGAACGCATTGATAAATGACGGCGAAGTTTTCAGTTTAGTGGAGTCGCTCGAAGAGTTGATTATGCTTGAACAAAATTTGAGCGAATGGCAGTCCGATTTAACTGTTTTTGAGGGGATGCTCCAACAGCGACGAAATGGGTTCCGCCAGGGGAACGCGCTTATTTCCGCTGTAAAAGCCAAGAATCTGGTGGAAAAAATGCAAAATCGCGCGGAATCTCTGGAAAAAGAGCTGCGCCAGGCGCAACAGAATAAAGAGTTTATCTATTTAGCCAAGCCAGAAGTTCAAGAGCAGTATGCACACGCTCAGCGTTTAAAACAGAATTATCGAAATTATGTCAAAAAAGGCAAAGTCACAGGCTCCATGCAAGAGGATTTGAATCTACGGCTGGAACGTGTGAATGGTCTGTTGTTGTGGAAGGCAAGCCAGGATTATCTTAGAAATGTTGCTGATATAGAGGATGATTTGGCGGCTTTGCAGCGGGAAATTAATCGCTATGAGGGCAGTATTTCTGCCTTTGAGAAGATTGTTTCGGATGGTCCTGTGCGTTTCGACTCACTGCTGGACAACGTTCTCCGGGAATCGGTTCGTGTGAAGGATGCTTTACAACGGTGTTCCACTTTGCGTGCTGAAGTTGATCAGGTATTGACTGATGAAGTGATCAAGCGTCTTGAAGCCAAGCGAACGGAGATGACGCGTTATCACGATATCGCTCAGCAGGCGCTGGCCCATTTGTATGAGACATTATTGATTGAGCGGGATGAACTGGAGAAGAAACGCGCAGAAGCCGCACGGAAAAAAGAAGAGGAACAATTGAGGTTGGAACAACTTAACAGCGGGCGGGAATCCGAGGCAGCTCAGGAGGAAACCAAATGA
- a CDS encoding vWA domain-containing protein, with product MFIDFFMEVKKARVPVSLREYLDLIEALQARLAFANMEEFYYLSRLCLVKDERHFDKFDRAFDKYFKGIETLDMALEAAIPDDWLRAEFERQLSEEDKAKIEALGGLDELIETFKKRLEEQKKRHQGGNRMIGTGGTSPFGANGYNPEGFRIGQDKSRNKRAVKVWEKRGFKDLDDSITIGIRNIKVALRRLRKFARQGAADQLDLDDTITSTARNGGYLDLKLVPERHNSVKVLLFLDVGGSMDPHIKVCEELFSACRAEFKHLEYFYFHNFVYESVWKNNIRRTNETTSVWDVIHKYTPDYKVIFVGDASMAPYEITQAGGSIEHWNEEPGAVWMQRLKDHFRKVIWLNPMPENYWGSGGSLGITRDLVENEMYPLTLEGLEAGMKSLSK from the coding sequence ATGTTTATTGATTTCTTTATGGAGGTCAAAAAAGCCAGGGTACCCGTGAGCCTGAGGGAGTACCTTGATCTTATCGAGGCGCTTCAGGCGCGTCTTGCCTTCGCGAATATGGAAGAGTTTTATTACCTGAGTCGGTTGTGCCTGGTAAAAGACGAGCGTCACTTCGATAAATTTGACCGTGCCTTCGACAAATATTTCAAGGGTATCGAAACCCTCGATATGGCCTTGGAAGCGGCGATACCCGATGATTGGTTAAGAGCTGAATTCGAGCGCCAGCTATCCGAAGAAGACAAAGCAAAGATCGAAGCCTTGGGCGGACTTGACGAGCTGATTGAAACCTTTAAAAAACGTCTTGAAGAGCAGAAAAAGCGTCATCAAGGCGGTAATCGTATGATTGGTACCGGTGGGACGTCTCCATTTGGTGCTAACGGTTACAACCCGGAAGGATTCCGGATTGGCCAGGACAAGTCTCGCAATAAACGGGCCGTAAAGGTATGGGAAAAGCGTGGCTTCAAGGATCTGGATGACAGTATCACAATTGGTATCCGGAATATTAAAGTTGCGTTGCGTCGTTTGCGCAAATTTGCGAGACAAGGTGCTGCAGATCAACTGGATCTGGATGATACGATCACATCAACTGCCCGTAACGGCGGTTATCTTGATTTGAAGCTCGTACCTGAGCGCCATAATAGTGTAAAGGTATTACTGTTTCTCGATGTGGGTGGCTCAATGGATCCCCATATTAAAGTTTGTGAAGAGCTTTTTTCTGCCTGTCGGGCGGAGTTCAAACACCTGGAGTATTTTTATTTCCATAACTTTGTATATGAAAGTGTCTGGAAAAATAATATTCGTCGAACCAACGAAACGACATCAGTTTGGGATGTAATCCATAAATATACACCGGATTACAAAGTGATTTTTGTCGGAGATGCCTCGATGGCACCGTACGAAATTACCCAGGCTGGCGGCAGTATTGAACACTGGAATGAAGAACCGGGTGCAGTATGGATGCAGCGTCTAAAAGACCACTTTCGAAAGGTTATCTGGCTCAATCCGATGCCGGAGAACTATTGGGGGTCGGGTGGTTCGTTGGGGATTACACGGGATCTGGTCGAGAATGAAATGTATCCTCTAACCCTTGAAGGCCTGGAAGCAGGGATGAAGTCACTCTCCAAATAG
- a CDS encoding AAA family ATPase — protein sequence MKFTGTENYVATEDLQMAVNAAIVLQRPLLIKGEPGTGKTLLAEELAKALGAPLIQWHIKSTTKAQQGLYEYDAVSRLRDSQLGDDKVHDISNYIVKGKLWEAFSAEEQCILLIDEIDKADIEFPNDLLLELDKMEFYVYETKERIVAKNRPIVIITSNNEKELPDAFLRRCFFHYINFPDAETMQDIVDVHFPQAQKELVKDALEIFFDVRKVPGMKKKPSTSELIDWLKLLMADELSAKALLEHDPAQAIPPLYGALVKNEQDVHLLQRLAFMARRRG from the coding sequence ATGAAATTTACAGGTACCGAAAACTATGTGGCAACAGAAGATCTGCAAATGGCAGTTAACGCTGCTATCGTGTTGCAACGACCGCTGTTGATCAAAGGTGAGCCGGGAACAGGTAAAACGCTGTTGGCAGAAGAACTCGCTAAAGCATTGGGCGCTCCATTGATTCAGTGGCACATTAAATCAACAACTAAAGCCCAACAAGGCTTGTACGAGTATGATGCTGTATCGCGCCTTCGGGATTCTCAACTGGGTGATGATAAAGTTCACGATATTTCGAACTATATTGTGAAAGGAAAGCTTTGGGAGGCGTTTTCAGCTGAAGAGCAATGCATTCTCCTGATTGATGAAATCGACAAAGCCGACATTGAATTCCCGAACGACCTGCTGCTCGAGCTGGATAAAATGGAATTCTATGTGTACGAAACAAAAGAACGTATCGTAGCGAAAAACCGTCCTATCGTTATCATCACCAGTAACAATGAGAAAGAGCTGCCAGACGCCTTCCTGCGTCGCTGTTTCTTCCACTACATAAACTTCCCCGATGCGGAAACCATGCAGGACATCGTGGATGTACATTTCCCCCAAGCGCAAAAGGAACTGGTAAAAGACGCACTGGAAATATTCTTTGATGTGCGCAAGGTTCCGGGGATGAAGAAAAAGCCTTCCACTTCCGAATTAATCGACTGGCTGAAACTCTTGATGGCTGATGAATTGTCTGCGAAGGCGTTACTCGAGCACGATCCCGCGCAGGCTATCCCGCCATTATACGGCGCGTTGGTCAAGAATGAGCAGGATGTTCATTTGTTACAAAGACTGGCATTTATGGCGCGCCGCCGAGGTTAG
- the cysK gene encoding cysteine synthase A — translation MTKIYEDNSQSIGNTPLVKLNRVTTGNVYAKIEGRNPAYSVKCRIGANMVWDAEKRGVLKPGMTIVEPTSGNTGIALAFVAASRGYNLVLTMPASMSLERRKVMNALGADIVLTEPPKGMKGAIEKAQALVDENPDTHIMLQQFENPANPEIHEKTTGPEIWNDTDGNIDVLVAGVGTGGTITGVSRYIKQEKGKAIVSVAVEPTASPVITQTMASQDPTPSPHKIQGIGAGFVPKNLDLSIVDRVEQVTNEEAIEFAHRLMREEGILCGISCGAAAAAAVRLAEQPEFKDKNIVVILPDSGERYLSSPLFEGRFSELENVQ, via the coding sequence ATGACCAAAATTTATGAGGACAACTCTCAATCCATCGGCAATACACCCTTGGTAAAACTCAACCGGGTTACTACAGGAAATGTCTACGCCAAAATTGAAGGGCGCAACCCGGCCTACTCGGTAAAGTGCCGGATAGGTGCCAATATGGTCTGGGATGCCGAAAAGCGAGGCGTATTGAAGCCTGGCATGACAATCGTTGAACCCACCAGTGGCAACACCGGTATTGCACTGGCTTTCGTCGCGGCTTCCCGCGGCTACAACCTGGTGTTGACGATGCCGGCATCCATGAGTCTGGAACGCAGAAAAGTAATGAATGCGCTCGGCGCAGACATTGTTCTGACAGAGCCGCCAAAAGGCATGAAAGGTGCAATCGAAAAGGCACAGGCACTGGTCGATGAAAACCCGGACACCCATATCATGTTGCAGCAGTTTGAGAATCCAGCGAATCCGGAAATTCACGAAAAGACTACAGGCCCAGAAATCTGGAATGACACAGATGGCAACATCGACGTCTTGGTCGCTGGTGTCGGCACCGGTGGAACCATTACCGGCGTATCGAGATACATCAAACAAGAAAAGGGCAAAGCGATTGTCTCCGTAGCGGTTGAGCCCACTGCATCCCCCGTTATTACGCAAACCATGGCCAGCCAGGATCCGACCCCCTCCCCCCATAAAATCCAGGGCATCGGTGCAGGATTTGTTCCGAAGAATCTCGACCTCTCAATCGTTGATCGGGTGGAACAGGTAACCAATGAAGAGGCAATTGAATTCGCCCATCGACTCATGCGAGAAGAAGGCATACTCTGTGGTATTTCTTGTGGTGCTGCAGCGGCAGCAGCGGTGAGACTGGCCGAACAGCCCGAATTCAAAGACAAGAATATTGTGGTCATTCTGCCCGACTCGGGCGAACGCTACTTGAGCTCCCCACTGTTTGAAGGTCGCTTTAGTGAGCTGGAAAATGTACAGTAA
- a CDS encoding VWA domain-containing protein yields the protein MRLLPFRPKSQYSGFVCFFLFLFFNALPVSAADGPSDVRVLIDISGSMKKNDPNNLRIPAVNLLTELVPDGSTAGIWTFGQYVNMLVKHQKVDDLWRKMAKNKAKEINSVALYTNIGGAVETASDDFYKSESFENTHFILLTDGVVDIDRDPDKNLSERNRILSDVLSRISDRGARIHTVALSQNADLSLMEKLAVKTGGLAEVANSSEDLTRIFVRALDQAVPAEEVPLEGNTFDIDSSVEELTALIFKKPGSQPTRIIEPDDNGYSKGQKPDYVDWYSDKGYDLVTIKQPLEGQWRIEADLLPDSRVTVVSNLSMEVAQLPSNFFAGQTLHMEVAFKEGESTIVNPDFLKLIDVDLNIQTEDGKSGTKRLSKAEAPPENGIFEDNISKLRREGRYIVNVLADGKTFKRKHRQVITLRSPLNLEMIVAKDDRGESIYRLVIAPQNKEIDTDKTKIVTKIKAPDGNNLIKTVPFNKASGNWELDIFPNKGDGKYVVQLKVKGVTTDGGEFTFAPRSFDAVYPIEVGAQAIQSIPEPEESEPDSAVEDDPDQPDEPASVDEADESVIAPINVPETLEQESPDVTGNESDDAAPEEQPDWLLIGAAAGGGLLLLAGALFAFLKMRKGKQKGDETQERGSDDPELGDTDTFDEPDESLPEAAPVAAPAKQEPVLEIPEEDSLDDIDDQLDFVDDQEFGMTDDTAELEQMVADAAEEASQAAEDIEEQEFAQEPEMKMDVEDAIDLDDPGDELPVLDDIAEDAPVLEDAIDEDMDMMSEDPGMGGSELDAGLDEPDIDEPGLDESEQEIPQLEPEAMSPEEIEATLNAMDGADDFSEEDEVMEGKTAEDIADDILAENGVEDDDEEFNLEDFDISETDDLPSEDEDDKKD from the coding sequence ATGCGGCTTCTGCCTTTCCGCCCGAAATCACAGTATTCGGGTTTTGTCTGTTTCTTCCTTTTTTTATTTTTTAATGCTCTGCCAGTTTCTGCTGCCGACGGGCCGTCAGATGTCCGTGTGTTGATTGATATTTCTGGCAGCATGAAAAAAAATGACCCCAATAATCTCCGTATTCCCGCGGTAAATTTATTGACTGAATTAGTACCAGATGGTTCCACTGCCGGAATATGGACTTTTGGTCAATACGTTAACATGCTGGTGAAACATCAGAAAGTTGATGATTTGTGGCGAAAGATGGCGAAAAACAAAGCAAAGGAAATCAACTCCGTCGCTTTATACACTAATATCGGTGGTGCAGTTGAAACTGCGAGTGATGATTTCTATAAAAGTGAGTCTTTTGAAAATACGCACTTCATCCTGTTAACGGACGGGGTTGTCGATATAGATCGGGATCCGGACAAAAACCTCTCTGAACGTAATCGTATTCTATCGGATGTGTTGTCCCGAATTTCTGATCGCGGGGCTCGAATTCACACCGTTGCACTTTCTCAAAATGCCGATTTGTCTCTAATGGAAAAACTGGCGGTGAAAACCGGTGGTTTGGCAGAAGTGGCGAACTCATCGGAAGATTTGACCCGTATTTTTGTGCGGGCTTTGGATCAGGCCGTACCCGCGGAAGAAGTCCCCCTGGAAGGAAATACATTTGATATTGATTCCAGCGTTGAGGAACTCACAGCGCTCATTTTCAAGAAACCCGGAAGCCAGCCCACACGAATTATCGAACCGGACGACAACGGTTATAGCAAAGGGCAAAAACCAGATTATGTGGACTGGTACAGTGATAAAGGTTACGACTTGGTTACCATCAAGCAACCTTTAGAGGGGCAATGGCGTATAGAAGCGGACTTGCTTCCGGACTCCCGAGTCACCGTGGTGAGTAACCTTTCAATGGAGGTTGCCCAGTTACCCTCCAATTTTTTCGCCGGACAAACACTGCATATGGAAGTTGCTTTTAAAGAAGGTGAGAGCACTATAGTTAACCCTGATTTTCTGAAGTTGATTGATGTGGATCTTAATATTCAAACAGAAGACGGAAAATCAGGAACGAAACGATTGTCCAAGGCAGAAGCTCCGCCAGAAAATGGAATCTTTGAAGATAATATCAGCAAATTAAGGCGGGAAGGTCGTTATATTGTTAACGTGCTTGCTGATGGCAAAACATTCAAGCGAAAACACCGCCAGGTGATTACACTTCGATCGCCATTGAACCTGGAAATGATCGTCGCAAAAGATGATCGCGGTGAATCGATTTATCGTTTGGTTATTGCACCGCAAAATAAAGAAATTGATACTGATAAAACGAAAATTGTTACCAAGATTAAAGCGCCGGATGGAAACAACCTGATTAAAACGGTGCCATTTAATAAGGCATCAGGTAATTGGGAGCTGGATATCTTCCCGAATAAAGGGGATGGTAAATATGTTGTCCAGCTGAAAGTAAAAGGCGTAACGACCGATGGCGGTGAATTCACTTTCGCCCCTCGCTCTTTTGACGCGGTTTATCCCATCGAAGTTGGCGCGCAGGCGATCCAATCAATTCCTGAGCCTGAGGAGTCAGAACCGGATAGCGCTGTGGAGGATGACCCGGATCAGCCAGACGAGCCTGCGTCAGTGGACGAGGCTGATGAGTCTGTTATCGCGCCAATTAATGTACCGGAAACCCTGGAACAAGAAAGCCCTGACGTTACCGGGAATGAGTCAGATGATGCTGCGCCGGAAGAGCAACCTGATTGGCTATTGATTGGTGCAGCGGCGGGCGGTGGTTTGTTGCTGCTTGCAGGTGCGCTGTTCGCATTTCTGAAAATGCGCAAAGGCAAGCAGAAGGGTGATGAAACTCAGGAGAGAGGATCTGATGACCCCGAGCTGGGCGATACCGATACGTTTGATGAACCCGATGAGTCCTTACCTGAGGCCGCTCCAGTTGCCGCCCCTGCAAAGCAGGAGCCGGTGCTTGAGATACCTGAGGAAGACTCCCTCGACGATATTGATGATCAACTGGACTTTGTTGATGATCAGGAGTTCGGGATGACGGACGATACCGCTGAGTTGGAACAAATGGTCGCCGATGCGGCAGAAGAAGCATCTCAGGCTGCGGAAGATATTGAGGAGCAGGAGTTCGCGCAAGAGCCTGAAATGAAGATGGATGTGGAAGATGCTATAGATCTCGATGACCCCGGCGATGAGCTGCCGGTACTTGACGACATCGCAGAGGATGCGCCTGTGCTTGAGGACGCTATCGACGAAGATATGGATATGATGTCTGAAGATCCGGGTATGGGGGGGTCAGAACTGGATGCGGGTTTAGATGAGCCGGATATCGATGAGCCGGGACTTGATGAGTCGGAACAGGAGATTCCTCAACTGGAACCGGAGGCAATGAGCCCTGAAGAAATCGAGGCCACATTGAATGCAATGGACGGGGCGGATGATTTCTCTGAGGAAGATGAAGTCATGGAAGGCAAAACGGCTGAAGATATTGCAGATGATATTTTGGCCGAAAATGGCGTGGAGGATGATGACGAGGAATTTAATCTGGAAGATTTTGATATCTCGGAAACAGACGATCTGCCCTCGGAGGATGAAGACGACAAAAAGGACTGA
- a CDS encoding YcgN family cysteine cluster protein has product MTGIKPFWKEKTLHQMTKSEWESLCDGCAKCCLQKLEDEDTGDVFYTDIVCQYLDESCCGCTVYQERHEKVPTCIWLKPDDLQSLGWLPSTCAYRLVYEGKDLPEWHPLLSGDPNSVHKAHASIKGKVISENDVPEDEWEDHIIDHL; this is encoded by the coding sequence ATGACCGGGATAAAACCATTCTGGAAAGAAAAAACGTTGCATCAGATGACGAAATCCGAGTGGGAGTCATTGTGTGACGGGTGCGCCAAATGTTGTTTGCAAAAACTCGAAGATGAAGATACTGGTGATGTGTTCTATACCGATATCGTCTGCCAGTATCTGGATGAAAGTTGTTGTGGTTGTACCGTTTATCAGGAGCGACATGAAAAAGTGCCGACCTGTATCTGGTTGAAGCCTGATGATTTGCAATCACTGGGCTGGTTGCCGTCGACCTGCGCTTACCGACTGGTCTATGAAGGGAAAGACTTACCCGAATGGCATCCATTGCTTAGTGGTGACCCGAACTCGGTCCATAAAGCTCATGCGTCAATTAAAGGTAAAGTGATCTCCGAAAATGATGTGCCGGAGGATGAATGGGAAGATCATATCATTGATCACCTGTAG